In Primulina huaijiensis isolate GDHJ02 chromosome 16, ASM1229523v2, whole genome shotgun sequence, a single genomic region encodes these proteins:
- the LOC140961312 gene encoding S-adenosylmethionine synthase 1-like gives MDTFLFTSESVNEGHPDKLCDQVSDAILDACLEQDPESKVACETCTKTNMVMVFGEITTKANVNYEKIVRDTCRGIGFISPDVGLDADHCKVLVNIEQQSPDIAQGVHGHLTKKPEEIGAGDQGHMFGYATDETPELMPLTHVLATKLGAKLTEVRKNNTCPWLRPDGKTQVTVEYKNDNGAMIPIRVHTVLISTQHDETVTNDQIAEDLKEHVIKPVIPAQYLDDNTIFHLNPSGRFVIGGPHGDAGLTGRKIIIDTYGGWGAHGGGAFSGKDPTKVDRSGAYVVRQAAKSIVASGLARRCIVQVSYAIGVAEPLSVFVDTYKTGKIPDKDILALIKENFDFRPGMIAINLDLKRGGNFRYQKTAAYGHFGRDDPDFTWETIKILKPKA, from the coding sequence ATGGACACCTTCCTGTTCACctcagaatctgtaaatgaaGGTCACCCCGACAAACTTTGCGACCAAGTCTCTGATGCCATTCTCGATGCTTGCTTGGAGCAGGATCCGGAGAGCAAAGTTGCATGTGAAACATGCACAAAAACTAATATGGTAATGGTCTTTGGCGAGATCACAACAAAGGCAAATGTGAACTATGAGAAGATTGTTCGTGATACATGCAGAGGCATTGGATTCATATCACCTGATGTTGGTCTTGATGCTGACCACTGCAAAGTTCTAGTCAACATCGAACAACAGAGCCCGGACATTGCCCAGGGAGTTCACGGTCACCTCACCAAGAAACCTGAGGAAATTGGAGCTGGTGACCAAGGTCACATGTTTGGATATGCCACCGATGAAACACCCGAGCTTATGCCACTCACTCATGTCCTCGCCACCAAGCTTGGGGCCAAGCTTACAGAAGTGAGGAAAAACAACACTTGCCCGTGGCTAAGACCTGATGGTAAAACACAAGTTACAGTTGAATACAAGAATGACAATGGGGCCATGATCCCTATTCGAGTCCATACAGTTCTCATCTCAACCCAGCATGACGAAACAGTCACGAATGATCAGATTGCAGAAGACTTGAAGGAGCATGTGATCAAGCCTGTGATCCCCGCCCAGTACCTTGATGACAACACAATTTTCCACCTTAACCCATCTGGCCGATTCGTCATTGGTGGCCCGCATGGAGATGCAGGACTCACTGGTCGGAAAATCATCATAGACACTTATGGTGGCTGGGGTGCTCATGGTGGCGGTGCTTTCTCCGGAAAGGATCCCACAAAGGTGGACAGAAGTGGGGCATATGTCGTTAGGCAGGCAGCCAAGAGCATAGTGGCTTCAGGGCTTGCTCGTCGATGCATTGTGCAAGTTTCCTATGCTATTGGTGTAGCAGAACCACTTTCAGTGTTTGTTGACACCTACAAGACGGGTAAGATCCCAGACAAGGACATACTTGCGCTCATCAAGGAGAACTTCGACTTTAGGCCTGGAATGATTGCCATCAACCTCGATTTGAAGAGAGGGGGCAACTTTAGGTACCAGAAAACTGCTGCTTATGGTCATTTTGGGCGCGATGATCCTGATTTCACTTGGGAAACTATTAAAATCCTGAAGCCTAAAGCTTGA